The following proteins are encoded in a genomic region of Deinococcus misasensis DSM 22328:
- a CDS encoding AAA family ATPase: MTLTESNTLAEKALEQLQSVILGKELQLKLAMACLLARGHLMIEDVPGVGKTTLAHALAATLGLDFVRVQFTSDLLPSDVVGATVYERNEGHFRFHRGPIFTQILLADEINRATPKTQSALLEAMEERQVSMDGQTHSLPEPFFVIATQNPVEQIGTFPLPESQLDRFLLTITLGYPDPRAERELLLGEDRREMIGSLAPVLRPDTLQEAQRRASAVHVSGALVDYVQALLKATREHSEFQAGLSPRAALGLMAVSRAWAWLSGRSSVRPEDVQAVFPALAVHRLILRATGQPHRESVLALLRNTPIP; this comes from the coding sequence GTGACCCTGACTGAAAGCAACACCCTCGCTGAAAAAGCACTGGAACAATTGCAGAGTGTGATCCTGGGCAAAGAGTTGCAACTCAAACTGGCCATGGCTTGTTTGCTGGCCCGTGGTCACCTGATGATTGAAGATGTGCCCGGTGTGGGCAAAACAACGCTGGCGCACGCTCTGGCGGCCACACTGGGTCTGGACTTTGTGCGGGTTCAGTTCACCAGTGACCTGCTTCCCTCGGATGTGGTTGGAGCCACAGTGTACGAACGCAACGAAGGCCACTTTCGTTTTCATCGGGGACCAATCTTCACCCAGATTTTGCTGGCAGACGAAATCAACCGGGCCACCCCCAAAACCCAGAGTGCCCTTCTGGAGGCCATGGAAGAAAGACAGGTCAGCATGGATGGACAGACCCATTCCTTGCCAGAGCCGTTTTTTGTGATCGCCACGCAGAATCCTGTTGAGCAAATTGGGACTTTCCCCCTGCCTGAGTCGCAATTGGACCGGTTTTTGCTCACCATCACCCTCGGGTATCCTGATCCCAGAGCAGAACGGGAACTGCTGCTTGGAGAAGACCGTCGGGAGATGATTGGCTCTCTGGCGCCTGTTTTGCGTCCAGACACCTTGCAAGAGGCCCAGCGAAGGGCCTCTGCAGTCCATGTGTCGGGTGCCTTGGTGGATTATGTGCAAGCCTTGCTCAAAGCGACCAGGGAACATTCAGAATTTCAGGCGGGCCTGAGTCCACGGGCCGCTCTGGGTCTCATGGCGGTGTCCAGAGCCTGGGCCTGGCTTTCAGGACGTTCCAGTGTGCGTCCTGAGGACGTGCAGGCTGTGTTTCCAGCGTTGGCGGTCCACCGTTTGATTTTACGTGCCACAGGTCAGCCACATCGGGAGTCTGTGCTGGCTTTGCTCAGAAACACTCCCATTCCATGA